AGAGTTTACAAATGTTGTATTAATCTTCGTACCTATAGTTGGTATTTAATGCCGAACTGTATTTTATAAAAGACGATTTATATTGTTTATAAAAGtcaataaatagttttattttatatcgaCGTGTtgcgttattattttattctattggTATACTTACCTAAGGTAACCCATCATTCATATTATTGCATTGCATTTTTGACTCGCTGTTTATGCAAAAAGTGTAGCCGTATCACCGATAGGTAAGAAAGTACTCGAAAATTTGTCTTATTTATCAGACATCGGCCAATTTTGTGTCTTATACATGGTGGGGCCTTAACAATATATATATCAGCCAGGCAAGcttggccgtccctatcgcacttacaaatagtgcgatgaggacggcctgatattttaccatttatcgcgcgaccatgcttgcctgcatGATCTATGTTAGTTAAAGGGTTAATATAACTTTGGCGCCGCACTGTCTCCTATGAGTTTGGGCACATCTCGGCACTCGGAccctggcgatcaaatatatgaaggaggtgcgttcctagcacacgtgtaggtactgtaggtgaacgcgtaccatgcttgtatgagtgagatatgacaggttgactgttcgcgtttttgacaggcggtaactgtgaggtaaccgagagggggtgggcggcgctttcagcggaaGTGGTCATACTgtgtggtttgggcatgtaacAAATAGTTGACCACTGTCAAATATATGAAGATATCAGCCCCAGGTGAGTTTCAGACAGTTTCAGAAGTGTGGACAAATGTTAAACAGATAAAGACCTGTTCTTAGTATTATGTCGTTTATAACCTAGGTGTCCTGTCTTAGGTTAGTTTTATGCCGTCGTTATTTCACCCGTTCATTTCTTATCTAGTTTACGTAGGTAGTATTTTTCTGGTTGAAAGTCAATTAACGGCACCTATTCTGAACAGAACGAAGCAATTTAGCATAAAGTAATTACCTTAGTCTGAGGAAAGAGGGTTTTTACATCTCAATGGGTATTTTGCTCGGAGCTAATTTAGAATATAGCTATTCTGACTCTGACATTCGTCGAAGGATCAAGTAAGAATAAttctgttacttgaacttggcttgacacgctgctGCGTGTCCAGATAATGGCATTAAAtgtttaaagtaaaaaaaaaaatacaaacatttagtCAATTCAGTCCAAGTAAGCGGAAACTCTTAATAAAATCTAGTGTGAGCACATTTGTTACCACCGGTCATCCCTACTAGAAGGACCGGGCAAGGCGGTCCCTCCGCGTTCTTGAATGGACGACTCACTTCGTACACATAGACATGTAATAGTAGTACGACTGCGCCAGaacaaaacatattttatgTGCCGAAATCAAAAACACGTTTAAACTTGGCTTAAATAGTTAATTTGGTCGGATTTACCTGATGTTGCCGACTAAAAACGTCTACGTTAGGTACCTCCTTAAAACTAAGACAATGTCGACAATGACAAAAAAAGACAAATCTCATCAGGActtatgtaatatataaaagcaATAATAAAAAGCAAGATAAAAGGCACCAGTTTTTCAAGTAATATCCTTCATTCCAAGTAAGTCCGTGATCAATCCAGTTCGCGTAAGCGGAAACTCTCATAAAAATACTAGTAAGATCAAAATTTTTCCCACTGGTCACCCCCACTAGGAGCTCCTTGCCCGGCTCCTCCTCCGGGTCCGCGGTGCCTCGGCACACCAAGGGTCCTCCCGAATCTCCCACTGCCACGTCAGCGTTCACAGAGTTGGTACATACGAACTCATCCATATCCACTTCCCAAATTTCTTTACATTTGGTTCTTGGAATTACCGTAATTTTAGCTCTAAGAAGCACTTGCGATCTCTGGCTCTCCGGGCCGTGCGAAGTTCTCCCGTAACCGGCTGCGTAACACGTGTCCGGGTAATCTGTATGAAGCCTGGCAATTTTAATAGGTGTAATATATTCTGAGAAATCCCAAATTGGGTCTACAAATACAACTGCTATGTCATCCAAAGGAAAGTTAAAGAGTGGATGTATAACAATCTTACTGATTCTTCTCCACTGTGTTTCTTTATTCGAAATGAATTCGGTTATATTGATGACATTTCTCAGGTCTCCTGCGACGACTGCTAATCGTGATGGATCTTTCACGTATGCGAAGTTGTTACGTTCGAAGCAGTGAGCCGCTGTGAGGACCTTATCTGTGCTAATGATGCTTCCGCCGCACAAGTTCTTGGCTGTGAATTGGCCTTCTCCTAGTTGGTAGCCTTCCTTGATGGATACGACGTAAGGAACTGTGCCGTGAGTAACCGGTTCTCCGTTTACTATTACTGTCTTCATACGATTCAACGAGTATTTTAAAGTCATTATAATTCGTTCTGCCCCACATGTTTGCAGAATTAGTAAAAATACATGGATAGTAAGGAACATTCATGAATTGaactaaattaccaaaatacgAAAAGTAGGTATATAGTTTTACATATTTTCTAGACAATTTAGATATTAAAatgtttttctacaaataatTCATAATTGTACTTGACATTGACGTTACATAAATAGAGATGGTAATAGCATTTTATGTAAGTAGTTTTCAATGAGCATTGACTAAGATTAAATCTTAatacaaattaattaatttatttattttattacaaactttGTAACATGAAGAATAGAGGTAACTCTAAATTCCGTAATTTGTAAGTTCCTCTTTTTGGCATATGCTTTCTAAAGGTGTgaccacaccgctgcttaaaaaacggTGACGGTACGGAAACGCAGGGACTTTCGTATGGGGCACGTCGTGCGTTTCCGTACCGTCGCCGTTTTTTGAGCAGCGGTGTGGGGAGCATGCAGggagcatgcggtaaaaacggtacggatacgttgcgtcactgcgattccgtaccgtctgcgtattttgagcagcggtctgtggagcatgcggtaaaaacggtaccTACGGATAagatgcgtcactgcgattccgtaccgtcaccgttttttaagcagcggtgtggtcgcacAATGAGTGTACATTTACACATTTACCGTTTTGTTTAAGCTCCTTTTAAAACTCgatcaaaaatatatgactattgtcaagagggttGTTATTCTTATAAACTGCATATATTCAGACAGTTCAGTataatatgaagaaaatagttctaatgaataTGAATGGATGGGATAAACATTACATCAAAAATCACGAAAGCAAAGTAACATGGCATATATTTGAAAAAACAACACAATGAACACACAGTTACTCATTAATATAGAAGTTGAATTAGCGTCAGTGCCTTCAATCCACCCCGTGTAAGACGAAACGCGCGTGAAGACTGTCGTCCTGTCGAAGCTCTTACCACTCACGATGCCCAACAATACATCCTTCCCAGGTTCCTCGTTGCGGTCCCCAGTGCCCGTGCAGGCCAGCGGTCCGCCCGAGTCTCCCTGCGCCACGTCAGAGACCACCGAGTCCGAGCAAACGTATGTACTCATATCCATCTCCCAAATTCTAGAGCACTTCGATCTTGGCATCGTTTTGATTAGGGCTACCATTAAAACAGATGATCGTAACCTTAAATTGGTGTTATAGCTCATATCTCCGTACCCGCCCGATTTACAGAATGCTGGAAAATCAACTGCACTCCTGACATAACGTATGGAACTGACATTAGCGTTGAATAGAAACGGCGATTCTAATGTTATTAGTGCTATGTCGTTTAGCGGGAAGTTGAAGTGCTCATGCAACCGTACTCGCTGGACCCCCCTCCATTGCATGTTGGCCGTGGTTTCCGTGTTGCCCGTGTGCACTACCTCGCTCTGCAAGCTGCCCGCGACGACTCTTAGAGAACTCGTGTGAGTGACCGCGAAAAAGTTATTGAACTCAAAGCAATGCGCAGCCGTGAGCACTTTCTGAGGTTGTATGATGCTCCCACCGCATAAATTATCCCACACGTACAACGTTCCTCCGTCTTCAGATACATTTTGTAGTTTTATTTGGGTAGCCTTGATCGACACTAAATAAGGCATTTGTCCTTTGGATGCAGGTTCTCCGTTTACTATAGTCGTTTTTACCCGAAATTTGGAATATTTTAACGTAGTTATTATACGATCATTACGAGTACTACTGACATTATGAATTATTCCACTGAATATTGCAGTTGTTAAAATGATTAGAACATTATTTAAAACCATTAATTTAGTTAAAAATTGTTGCCGAAATGTTTTATCCACGTTTTACGGTGGACATCTTGACACTTTTCGCCTTCATGTCATGAATGTGTCATTAGTTCATTACCATTAAGATGGCATAAGTTGGGCAGGTCTCTCTGAGGTCATTTCATTAACGTCCATATTATCGTCTATGGTCCATCAAGAAGGAGACAGCAGTACAAAAGGTGTTCGGATGTTGTGTTGttactttaaaaatgtat
This genomic window from Leguminivora glycinivorella isolate SPB_JAAS2020 chromosome 1, LegGlyc_1.1, whole genome shotgun sequence contains:
- the LOC125236911 gene encoding LOW QUALITY PROTEIN: venom peptide isomerase heavy chain-like (The sequence of the model RefSeq protein was modified relative to this genomic sequence to represent the inferred CDS: deleted 1 base in 1 codon), with product MFLTIHVFLLILQTCGAERIIMTLKYSLNRMKTVIVNGEPVTHGTVPYVVSIKEGYQLGEGQFTAKNLCGGSIISTDKVLTAAHCFERNNFAYVKDPSRLAVVAGDLRNVINITEFISNKETQWRRISKIVIHPLFNFPLDDIAVVFVDPIWDFSEYITPIKIARLHTDYPDTCYAAGYGRTSHGPESQRSQVLLRAKITVIPRTKCKEIWEVDMDEFVCTNSVNADVAVGDSGGPLVCEAPRTRRRSRARSS